The following are from one region of the Methanococcoides methylutens genome:
- a CDS encoding UbiA family prenyltransferase, producing MVSFTEKLQAFLALTRFGNSFLGMFSVILSGILSMEFFGNGTEYATAAVISIFLFMGSFSINDYFDHLVDIANNRKDRPIVTGAISRNVALQVAVGCMLLAFLISLKLGEFVSLFIGFNILLSIFYSSHMKKVLLLKNISMAYCFMATIIFGTIVVDTVVEPLVQFYILMAFLVGIVFEIMADISDMEGDMQHRVQTIAWRISPRSAAIISSVIFSVVFILDPLPYFVNLHPNLVHDKLFLLLILPVAVVYLLISRSLIRDHSKNNVLKLRSRTIALMQIGSLVYLIGFLI from the coding sequence ATGGTCTCTTTTACTGAGAAACTTCAGGCATTCTTAGCTTTGACAAGGTTTGGAAACTCCTTTCTTGGCATGTTCTCCGTTATCCTTTCAGGCATCCTGTCAATGGAATTTTTTGGAAATGGAACTGAATATGCGACAGCAGCAGTGATCTCCATTTTCCTGTTCATGGGTTCCTTTTCCATAAACGATTACTTTGACCACCTTGTAGACATTGCAAACAACAGGAAGGACCGACCTATTGTTACAGGTGCAATATCACGCAACGTTGCACTTCAGGTAGCTGTGGGTTGCATGCTCCTGGCATTTTTAATATCGTTGAAGCTGGGTGAATTTGTTTCCTTGTTCATAGGCTTCAATATCCTGCTGTCTATATTCTACAGCAGCCATATGAAAAAAGTTCTCCTGCTGAAGAACATATCCATGGCTTATTGTTTCATGGCGACCATTATTTTCGGAACCATTGTAGTGGATACTGTAGTAGAACCACTGGTGCAGTTCTACATCTTAATGGCATTTCTGGTAGGCATCGTTTTTGAGATCATGGCAGATATTTCTGATATGGAAGGAGATATGCAACACCGTGTACAGACAATAGCATGGCGCATTTCTCCACGTTCTGCAGCCATAATCTCTTCTGTGATCTTCTCAGTTGTCTTTATACTTGATCCTCTTCCCTATTTCGTGAACCTGCATCCTAACCTTGTCCATGACAAATTATTCCTATTGTTGATACTGCCGGTAGCAGTTGTTTATTTATTAATTTCCAGGTCTTTGATACGCGACCATTCAAAGAACAATGTATTGAAATTGAGGTCAAGAACGATAGCACTGATGCAAATCGGTTCACTGGTCTACCTGATAGGATTCCTTATCTGA
- a CDS encoding dihydrolipoyl dehydrogenase: protein MKEYDLIVIGSGSGMNYVGLMMQENPGMKVAVIDKDNPGGICLTRGCIPSKMLLYPAELVREIGRSQEFGIDAEIKSIDFNFIMERMRSSIGKDIEMIHSGLSSSPNMDYYQDTVEFIEPYVLKVGDETITSKMIYLSIGSRPMIPPVKGLEDVVYLTSDTVLDLTSLPESLAIIGGGYIAAEYGHFFSSMGSDVTIIGRSPRIIAQEEPEISELARRKIEGHISIITNHEVAEVQASGNRKKIIAKDRQTGEQVEILADEILVATGRSPNTDILHPEKGNIETDDRGWIKVNDHMETSCSNVWAFGDANGKYLFKHVGNYESTVAYQNSVLNGDVEVDYHAVPHAIFSYPEVAGVGMGEAEAIEHYGKDNISIGFQRFEDTGKGVAMALEDYFVKVILDNSTNILLGAHIIGPQASVLIHQVITLMNTPGANVGPIVHGMDIHPSLSEVVKRAFYSRMPVEEYHSVLKSLELEY from the coding sequence ATGAAAGAATATGATCTTATAGTGATAGGCAGCGGTTCAGGGATGAACTATGTTGGTTTGATGATGCAAGAGAACCCGGGGATGAAAGTAGCGGTCATCGACAAGGACAATCCCGGAGGAATCTGTCTTACAAGGGGTTGCATCCCATCCAAGATGCTGCTCTATCCTGCAGAACTTGTAAGGGAAATTGGAAGATCTCAGGAATTTGGAATTGATGCTGAGATCAAAAGCATAGATTTCAATTTTATTATGGAAAGGATGCGTTCTTCTATAGGTAAGGACATTGAGATGATCCACAGCGGGCTCTCATCCAGTCCAAATATGGATTACTACCAGGACACTGTAGAATTCATTGAACCATATGTACTTAAAGTTGGGGACGAGACGATCACTTCAAAGATGATCTACCTGAGCATAGGTTCAAGACCTATGATCCCACCGGTCAAAGGCCTGGAAGATGTTGTTTATCTTACAAGTGACACAGTTCTGGACCTAACGTCATTACCGGAAAGTCTTGCAATCATCGGGGGCGGTTACATAGCTGCTGAATACGGTCATTTCTTCTCTTCCATGGGCTCTGATGTAACCATAATAGGTCGCAGTCCCAGAATTATTGCTCAGGAAGAACCCGAGATAAGTGAACTTGCAAGAAGGAAAATAGAAGGTCACATTTCTATAATCACCAATCACGAAGTTGCTGAAGTTCAGGCATCTGGCAACCGGAAGAAGATCATTGCAAAGGACAGGCAGACAGGCGAACAGGTCGAGATATTAGCCGATGAGATCCTTGTAGCCACCGGAAGAAGTCCGAATACTGATATCCTCCATCCTGAAAAAGGAAATATTGAGACTGATGATAGGGGCTGGATAAAGGTAAACGACCATATGGAAACAAGTTGCTCAAATGTCTGGGCCTTTGGAGATGCCAATGGTAAATATCTATTCAAGCATGTTGGCAATTATGAGTCTACGGTCGCCTACCAGAACTCCGTTCTAAATGGTGATGTGGAAGTTGATTACCATGCAGTGCCACATGCCATCTTTTCCTATCCTGAGGTCGCCGGGGTCGGAATGGGGGAAGCAGAGGCTATTGAACACTATGGGAAAGATAACATCTCCATCGGTTTCCAGAGGTTCGAGGATACCGGAAAAGGAGTTGCTATGGCCCTTGAGGATTACTTTGTCAAGGTTATACTGGATAACTCTACTAACATTCTGCTTGGTGCTCACATCATAGGACCACAGGCATCTGTTCTCATCCATCAGGTGATAACTCTTATGAACACTCCTGGCGCAAATGTAGGTCCTATTGTTCATGGAATGGATATCCATCCATCCCTGAGCGAGGTTGTAAAACGTGCATTTTACTCAAGGATGCCTGTTGAGGAATATCACTCAGTATTGAAGTCCCTTGAACTTGAATACTGA
- a CDS encoding sodium-dependent transporter → MKDDIADTSREQLATRIGFLLVSAGCAIGLGNIWRFPFIAGKYGGAAFVIVYLAFLLILGLPILIMEFATGRAGRQNIAGSLRKLQPEGKRWHLFGYIAIIGNVILLMFYTTVAGWGFAYFYYMVKGSFVYLEPSEIGLFFDLFMGRTTEMITWMALVVGLGILICSAGLQKGVERAGKFMMSGLFFILLVLVIRSVTLPGAAEGISFYLEPDFSVLSWKAIYAAMTQAFFTLSVGVGGMTIFGSYINRDHSLTGESLRITFLDTSIALMAGLMIFPACSAFGVDVGSGPGLLFVTLPNVFNQMPAGILWGTLFFLFLAFASMSTVMGISENVIAFSMDEWGWKRKKASIISGIAIFVLSIPCCLGFGPLSWYQPFGEGTSILDLEDFIFTNNILPLGALTLVLFCSYSFGWGWNNFIRETDSGKGLKFPKQTRTYIKYVLPLIIIFILVRGWIGTIS, encoded by the coding sequence ATGAAAGACGATATAGCGGATACCAGCCGTGAGCAATTAGCTACAAGAATCGGGTTCTTGCTTGTTTCTGCGGGATGTGCCATAGGTCTTGGAAACATCTGGCGTTTCCCATTCATTGCAGGAAAATACGGAGGTGCTGCCTTTGTTATCGTCTATCTTGCATTTCTCCTAATTCTCGGATTGCCTATATTGATAATGGAATTTGCCACCGGAAGAGCTGGAAGGCAAAATATCGCAGGATCCTTGCGTAAGCTCCAACCAGAAGGGAAAAGATGGCACCTATTCGGATATATCGCCATCATAGGAAATGTTATCCTGCTTATGTTCTACACTACCGTTGCAGGATGGGGATTTGCATATTTCTACTACATGGTCAAAGGTAGTTTTGTTTACCTCGAACCCTCGGAAATAGGGCTTTTCTTTGACCTGTTCATGGGCCGGACCACGGAAATGATAACGTGGATGGCATTGGTAGTTGGTCTTGGGATCCTTATATGTTCAGCAGGACTACAAAAGGGGGTTGAAAGGGCTGGCAAGTTCATGATGTCAGGACTATTCTTTATTCTGCTAGTGCTTGTAATTCGTTCTGTGACCCTTCCCGGTGCTGCTGAAGGGATCAGCTTTTATCTTGAACCGGATTTTTCGGTCTTAAGCTGGAAGGCGATCTATGCAGCCATGACCCAGGCATTCTTCACTTTGAGCGTAGGGGTCGGGGGGATGACCATCTTCGGGAGCTATATCAACAGAGATCATTCACTTACAGGCGAATCTCTAAGGATCACATTCCTGGATACATCCATAGCACTCATGGCAGGACTTATGATATTTCCGGCATGTTCTGCTTTCGGGGTTGATGTAGGCTCAGGTCCCGGACTCCTCTTTGTGACATTACCGAACGTTTTCAATCAAATGCCTGCAGGTATTTTGTGGGGAACTCTCTTCTTCCTGTTCCTTGCCTTTGCTTCAATGTCAACTGTAATGGGTATCTCGGAAAATGTAATAGCTTTTTCAATGGATGAATGGGGATGGAAAAGAAAAAAGGCATCAATTATAAGCGGAATTGCGATATTCGTTTTATCAATACCATGTTGCCTTGGATTCGGACCATTGAGCTGGTATCAGCCTTTTGGCGAAGGTACATCAATCCTAGATCTGGAAGATTTCATATTTACTAACAATATCCTTCCATTAGGTGCACTTACGCTGGTACTGTTCTGCAGTTATAGTTTCGGATGGGGATGGAACAATTTCATTCGGGAGACAGATTCCGGAAAGGGGTTGAAGTTCCCAAAGCAGACAAGAACATATATAAAATACGTTCTTCCGCTTATCATAATCTTTATACTTGTCAGAGGATGGATAGGAACAATATCATAA
- a CDS encoding nascent polypeptide-associated complex protein, producing MIPGMGGRGMNPKKVKQMMKQMGINIDEIEDVEQVIIRTADKDIVFNDASVSIMNAQGVDTYQVTGTPVDMPREVVIPEDDVRLVAEQTGASEEAALGALKDANGDLAEAILALSS from the coding sequence ATGATTCCAGGCATGGGCGGACGGGGCATGAACCCGAAAAAGGTCAAACAGATGATGAAACAGATGGGCATCAACATCGATGAGATAGAAGATGTGGAACAGGTCATCATAAGAACCGCAGACAAGGATATAGTATTTAACGATGCAAGTGTCAGCATAATGAATGCACAGGGAGTTGATACCTATCAGGTAACAGGTACCCCTGTGGATATGCCACGTGAGGTCGTCATCCCTGAAGATGATGTAAGGCTTGTGGCAGAGCAGACCGGTGCAAGCGAAGAAGCTGCGCTTGGTGCTCTCAAAGATGCTAACGGTGATCTTGCAGAAGCTATTCTTGCTCTTTCCTCATGA
- a CDS encoding HesB/IscA family protein, with amino-acid sequence MIEITDVAATELKALLEAEDKQDHALRIFVAGMGCSGIQYGMALDNEISDEDITVESKEIKVVMGSDISEQLDKATIDYIDTEGGKGFIIDNPAAASGCSSCGGSCH; translated from the coding sequence ATGATCGAAATTACAGACGTTGCTGCAACCGAATTGAAAGCATTGCTTGAGGCTGAGGACAAACAGGACCATGCATTGAGAATATTTGTTGCAGGTATGGGATGCAGCGGTATCCAGTATGGAATGGCACTCGACAACGAGATCAGTGATGAAGATATCACAGTCGAAAGCAAGGAGATCAAGGTTGTTATGGGCTCAGATATCAGCGAACAGCTGGACAAGGCAACCATCGATTACATTGATACAGAAGGTGGCAAAGGTTTCATCATAGACAACCCAGCAGCAGCAAGCGGATGCAGCAGCTGCGGTGGCAGTTGCCATTAA
- a CDS encoding RAD55 family ATPase, translating to MDYSFDGRGGYRVPTGLLGLDVQLGGGVPPGTTILILAEPGASSELFAQQFVYGGLTNNEEVYYFSAEHPVQEIIEDMRTFGWDVEQYVEDGKMDFVDAYNLRFCNILPKSITCNLSAKDFLKQNTDTMNQLKSATSKERQGQYRGVIDSISYFLRSYDMKSVTEAIEFISSIGKLTNAVQLILMTGGTHDPQVENGLKSICDGVIEFRMKERGSEIERTILIRKMRGMIPPDKTISYNITQKGIELETTTRVL from the coding sequence ATGGATTATAGTTTCGATGGAAGAGGGGGATACAGGGTACCGACTGGCTTGCTAGGACTTGACGTTCAGCTTGGAGGAGGAGTCCCTCCGGGAACAACTATATTGATACTTGCAGAACCCGGTGCAAGTTCAGAGCTATTTGCACAACAGTTCGTATATGGTGGTCTGACGAACAATGAAGAAGTTTACTATTTCTCTGCTGAACATCCGGTTCAGGAAATAATTGAGGATATGAGGACCTTCGGATGGGATGTTGAGCAATATGTCGAAGACGGAAAAATGGACTTCGTTGATGCCTATAACTTAAGGTTCTGCAATATTCTGCCCAAAAGTATTACATGCAACCTCTCTGCCAAGGATTTCCTAAAACAGAACACTGATACGATGAACCAGCTTAAGTCTGCTACCTCTAAAGAGAGGCAAGGGCAGTACAGAGGGGTCATCGATTCCATATCATATTTCCTGAGATCCTACGATATGAAATCTGTTACGGAAGCTATCGAATTTATCTCCTCTATCGGAAAGCTCACTAATGCTGTACAACTCATCCTTATGACCGGCGGAACACATGACCCGCAAGTGGAAAATGGACTCAAGAGCATTTGTGATGGGGTTATTGAATTCCGCATGAAAGAACGTGGAAGCGAGATAGAGAGAACTATATTGATACGTAAGATGAGAGGAATGATACCTCCTGACAAGACCATATCATATAATATAACTCAAAAAGGCATTGAACTGGAAACTACGACCAGAGTTCTCTGA
- the hisI gene encoding phosphoribosyl-AMP cyclohydrolase, whose protein sequence is MIELDNLKYDDNGLIAAIAQDNKTGEVLMFAYMNEEALKLTIETGIAHYWSRSRQELWKKGESSGHMQTVHEMLIDCDMDAIVMKVEQEGGACHTGYRSCFYRNIEGNVVGEKVFNPDEVY, encoded by the coding sequence ATGATAGAGCTTGACAATCTCAAATATGATGACAATGGGCTTATCGCAGCCATTGCACAGGACAATAAAACTGGCGAAGTTCTCATGTTTGCCTACATGAACGAGGAGGCTCTTAAACTTACCATTGAGACTGGCATTGCTCACTACTGGAGTCGTAGCAGGCAAGAACTGTGGAAAAAAGGCGAAAGTTCCGGGCACATGCAGACAGTACACGAGATGCTTATAGATTGCGATATGGACGCCATCGTAATGAAGGTCGAACAGGAAGGCGGCGCATGCCACACAGGCTATCGTTCATGCTTCTACCGAAATATCGAGGGTAATGTTGTTGGTGAGAAGGTGTTTAACCCCGATGAGGTCTACTGA
- a CDS encoding PINc/VapC family ATPase, whose amino-acid sequence MENNEITRIVPDTSVIIDGLVSEMILVGDYEGAEIFIPEAMVAELESQANRGLEIGNKGLDELKKLQELATEGLIDISFTGERPTIEERKYAKEGAVDAIIRSSAEELDATFVTGDRVQYDVAVAKGMDVEYLPPKKAEFITLHIEDFFTDDTMSVHLKNKVIPMGKRGSIRNVEFVEIRDTPSTSGELKEITRELLERARADPESFIEMSLNGATVLQIRDMRIAISNPPFSDDVEITAVRPVASVKLDEYRLGDKLKERILGQRGILVSGPPGAGKSTFGAGVATFLHEHNYVVKTMESPRDLQVPREITQYAPLEGSMEKTADVLLLVRPDYTIYDEVRKTRDFEIFADMRLAGVGMIGVVHANRAIDAVQRLIGRVELGVIPQVVDTVIFIDKGEVAQVQTLEFTVKVPSGMMEADLARPVIVVSDFETSKPEFEIYTFGEQIVVMPVSTSTESRKPVWSLAEGEIKDVVQRYTSGPVEVEMTSDTNAVVKVFEKEISKVIGKSGAVVDEIERIVGVHIDVRELKEQGRKGKGADKNRFSGSSYRPTVEHTKKHVILNVPEIASQDVEIYAGENYLFTATVGRHGDVKVRSNSAIAHSIMDAVDDGEPILVKII is encoded by the coding sequence ATGGAAAACAATGAGATAACAAGGATAGTTCCTGATACAAGTGTAATTATTGATGGTCTTGTATCCGAAATGATTCTTGTAGGGGACTATGAGGGGGCTGAAATATTCATTCCCGAGGCCATGGTGGCAGAACTGGAATCCCAGGCAAATCGTGGTCTTGAGATCGGTAATAAAGGTCTGGATGAGCTGAAAAAACTGCAAGAATTGGCAACAGAGGGTCTTATCGATATATCTTTTACAGGTGAACGGCCGACCATAGAAGAGAGAAAGTATGCTAAAGAGGGTGCAGTGGATGCTATAATCCGTTCATCTGCTGAAGAGCTGGACGCTACTTTTGTGACAGGGGACAGGGTTCAGTATGACGTTGCAGTGGCAAAGGGGATGGACGTGGAATACCTTCCTCCGAAAAAAGCTGAGTTCATTACTTTGCATATTGAGGATTTCTTCACTGATGATACAATGTCCGTGCATCTGAAGAACAAGGTCATTCCAATGGGCAAACGTGGTTCCATCAGGAATGTGGAATTTGTAGAAATAAGGGATACTCCATCCACTTCAGGTGAGTTGAAAGAGATCACCCGCGAGCTTCTTGAAAGAGCAAGGGCTGATCCGGAGTCCTTCATTGAGATGTCTTTAAACGGTGCTACCGTACTGCAGATACGCGATATGCGAATAGCTATCTCGAATCCTCCATTTTCGGATGATGTGGAGATCACAGCAGTACGTCCTGTGGCATCGGTAAAGCTGGATGAGTACCGTCTGGGTGACAAGCTCAAGGAGAGGATACTTGGACAGCGTGGAATTCTGGTATCAGGTCCTCCGGGAGCGGGTAAATCCACATTCGGAGCAGGAGTTGCCACTTTTCTGCATGAACACAATTATGTTGTAAAGACAATGGAATCTCCAAGGGACCTGCAGGTTCCCAGAGAGATCACACAATATGCTCCTCTTGAAGGAAGCATGGAAAAGACCGCAGATGTGCTGTTGCTTGTAAGGCCTGATTACACTATCTATGATGAAGTGCGAAAGACCCGTGATTTCGAGATATTTGCGGACATGAGACTTGCGGGTGTCGGCATGATCGGTGTTGTGCATGCCAACCGTGCCATCGATGCTGTGCAGAGGCTCATCGGTAGGGTGGAGCTTGGTGTTATTCCACAGGTTGTTGATACTGTCATCTTTATTGACAAGGGTGAGGTAGCCCAGGTCCAGACCCTTGAGTTCACTGTAAAGGTGCCATCTGGAATGATGGAAGCTGATCTTGCAAGACCGGTAATTGTTGTTTCTGATTTTGAGACATCAAAACCTGAATTTGAGATATATACCTTCGGTGAGCAGATCGTTGTTATGCCAGTATCAACTTCAACAGAAAGCAGGAAACCTGTCTGGTCTCTTGCGGAAGGCGAGATCAAGGACGTTGTCCAGCGTTATACCAGCGGTCCTGTTGAAGTGGAGATGACCTCCGACACAAATGCTGTTGTAAAGGTTTTCGAGAAGGAGATCTCGAAGGTGATCGGTAAAAGTGGTGCAGTGGTAGATGAGATCGAGAGGATCGTAGGTGTCCACATTGATGTGCGTGAACTTAAAGAGCAAGGTCGCAAGGGCAAGGGTGCTGATAAGAACAGATTCTCCGGAAGTTCCTATCGTCCTACTGTCGAGCACACAAAGAAGCATGTGATCCTGAACGTTCCTGAAATAGCTTCACAGGATGTCGAGATCTATGCAGGTGAAAATTACCTTTTCACTGCAACAGTTGGTCGCCATGGCGATGTCAAGGTCCGGAGTAATTCTGCAATTGCTCACAGTATAATGGATGCTGTGGATGATGGTGAACCGATCCTTGTGAAGATCATTTGA
- a CDS encoding PDGLE domain-containing protein, which produces MKLLYAGLAIALLISVLAPYLASSDPDGLESAAESVIDEERFAELEEADPAIDSPMPDYSIEGKGKLGEIVAISAGTIGILVISFGLAKVLKSNRSN; this is translated from the coding sequence ATGAAATTATTGTACGCAGGACTGGCAATAGCACTCCTGATATCAGTACTTGCACCATACCTTGCATCTTCAGATCCTGATGGTCTGGAAAGTGCTGCAGAAAGTGTGATCGATGAAGAAAGATTTGCAGAACTTGAAGAAGCAGACCCTGCAATCGATTCCCCTATGCCGGACTATTCAATTGAAGGAAAGGGCAAACTCGGCGAGATCGTTGCTATTTCAGCAGGCACCATTGGGATCCTTGTCATAAGCTTTGGGCTTGCAAAGGTGCTGAAATCAAACAGATCTAACTAA
- the cbiM gene encoding cobalt transporter CbiM, with protein MHIPDSFMPLSQALIYWAIALPFIFMSFRWARKDMDDMKIPILAALSAGIFAIQALNIPIGMGTSGHMVGAALVAIIFGSPFAGVLVLTLVLLVQGIVFADGGITVMGANILNMGVISGFVGYYSFVALRSKNIDIKISAFFGAWLGLFISSIATAIEMSIAGTFPLVPGLVAMGTFHFVIGIIGEGLITAIAIAAIAKARPDLVDSKITEDSKEALL; from the coding sequence ATGCATATACCAGATTCGTTTATGCCGCTATCCCAGGCACTAATTTACTGGGCAATAGCCCTTCCGTTTATCTTTATGTCCTTCAGATGGGCACGAAAAGATATGGATGATATGAAGATACCAATACTTGCAGCATTATCTGCAGGAATATTTGCAATTCAGGCGCTCAACATACCCATTGGAATGGGTACCAGTGGCCATATGGTCGGAGCTGCACTTGTAGCAATAATCTTTGGAAGCCCTTTTGCCGGAGTGCTTGTACTGACGCTTGTACTTCTGGTTCAGGGGATCGTGTTCGCTGACGGTGGAATTACTGTAATGGGTGCCAACATTCTGAACATGGGAGTTATCTCAGGTTTTGTAGGTTACTACTCTTTCGTTGCACTGAGAAGCAAAAACATTGACATTAAGATATCAGCATTCTTCGGTGCATGGTTAGGGCTTTTCATATCCTCTATCGCAACAGCGATCGAGATGAGCATCGCAGGTACATTCCCACTCGTACCAGGGCTGGTGGCAATGGGAACATTCCACTTTGTAATAGGCATCATCGGAGAAGGACTGATCACTGCAATTGCGATAGCAGCGATCGCGAAAGCACGTCCTGATCTTGTGGACAGCAAGATCACAGAAGATTCAAAGGAGGCATTATTGTGA
- a CDS encoding energy-coupling factor ABC transporter ATP-binding protein translates to MARENPIIELKNLSYKYSSSDSKALENIDLTINAGEKIAILGANGAGKSTLFKHLNGILSPSSGEVAIKGDTISKKTIRKARQTVGIVFQNPDDQVFSPTVEEDVAFGPMNMGLPEDEVEERIRTSLELVNLKGFEKRAPHHLSGGQKKLVAIAGVLAMRPEVVVLDEPTAGLDPINAAQVMDIIDRMNRDLNMTVVLSTHDVDIIPAFADRICILDHGKILATGTPKEIFRDHNLIQKAHLRMPRIAEVFELLQKEGIDAQIQIAPTDARDEIIRVLDQGRIQNKMQDSAE, encoded by the coding sequence ATGGCTCGTGAAAACCCTATTATCGAATTGAAGAACCTTTCTTACAAATATTCCAGTAGCGATTCAAAGGCACTTGAGAACATTGATCTGACCATCAATGCAGGTGAGAAGATAGCTATTCTTGGAGCGAATGGTGCAGGCAAGTCAACACTTTTCAAACATCTTAATGGCATACTGTCACCTTCTTCCGGTGAGGTTGCTATCAAGGGAGATACGATCTCTAAGAAGACCATCCGTAAAGCACGTCAAACGGTCGGTATCGTCTTTCAGAATCCCGATGATCAGGTATTCTCTCCTACTGTGGAGGAAGATGTGGCCTTTGGTCCGATGAACATGGGACTGCCGGAAGATGAGGTTGAAGAGAGGATAAGGACCTCACTTGAACTTGTGAATCTGAAAGGATTTGAAAAACGTGCCCCTCATCATTTAAGTGGTGGCCAGAAAAAGCTTGTCGCTATTGCAGGAGTGCTTGCCATGCGTCCTGAGGTCGTAGTACTCGATGAACCTACAGCAGGACTTGATCCAATAAACGCTGCTCAGGTAATGGATATAATTGACAGGATGAACAGGGATCTCAATATGACCGTTGTGCTTTCAACACATGATGTTGACATCATTCCGGCATTTGCTGACAGGATCTGTATCCTCGACCATGGGAAGATACTGGCAACAGGTACTCCAAAGGAAATATTTAGGGATCACAATCTGATACAGAAAGCCCATCTGCGTATGCCGAGGATAGCAGAGGTATTTGAGCTTTTGCAGAAAGAGGGCATTGATGCCCAGATCCAGATCGCTCCGACAGATGCAAGGGATGAGATCATCCGTGTACTTGATCAGGGCAGAATACAGAACAAAATGCAGGACTCAGCGGAGTAA
- the cbiQ gene encoding cobalt ECF transporter T component CbiQ: MGIGLTEIERESYKDSPVHRLDGRIKIIALISIVFYVAALPRLDDSNFIKLLFLESYLVLLMIIGNLNLFYVMARILAVIPFGLGLAIFQPFIRQPFIETFTVYPMSFPFGLTMTYEGLDFGLTLMARFIVCVTSVIVLSSTMKMNDLVVSARRLGVPREFTLLLTMMVRYLFVFWSVLKRIRVAQKSRLFDVWNKDVPRKWILEQIGNTISSLFVQSYEQGERTYVGMLCRGYGNDHNNLYFHKSKLQVKDAIFGLFTVGLILAVHAFL; this comes from the coding sequence ATGGGTATAGGATTGACTGAGATCGAAAGGGAATCCTATAAGGACAGCCCTGTTCACAGGCTGGATGGCCGCATCAAGATAATAGCCTTGATCAGCATCGTCTTTTATGTAGCAGCTCTTCCAAGGCTGGATGATTCGAACTTCATCAAGTTGCTTTTTCTTGAGAGCTATCTGGTCCTATTGATGATCATCGGGAACTTGAACCTCTTTTACGTAATGGCAAGGATCCTCGCAGTGATTCCATTTGGTTTAGGACTTGCTATTTTCCAGCCTTTTATCAGGCAGCCTTTCATCGAAACGTTCACAGTTTACCCTATGTCATTTCCCTTTGGTCTTACCATGACCTACGAAGGTCTGGATTTTGGCCTGACCCTGATGGCAAGGTTCATTGTATGTGTGACCTCTGTTATTGTATTATCATCTACAATGAAAATGAACGATCTCGTAGTTTCTGCAAGAAGGCTGGGTGTCCCCAGGGAGTTCACTCTTCTTCTTACAATGATGGTAAGGTATCTCTTCGTGTTCTGGAGTGTTCTCAAAAGGATACGTGTAGCACAAAAATCCCGCCTGTTCGATGTATGGAACAAGGATGTCCCCAGAAAGTGGATCCTGGAGCAGATAGGGAACACTATAAGTTCGCTTTTCGTGCAGTCCTATGAACAGGGTGAAAGAACATATGTGGGAATGCTCTGCAGGGGATATGGGAACGATCACAATAATCTTTATTTCCACAAATCAAAACTTCAGGTAAAGGATGCAATTTTCGGTCTTTTTACCGTTGGATTGATTTTAGCAGTTCATGCTTTTCTATGA